A portion of the Cryptomeria japonica chromosome 5, Sugi_1.0, whole genome shotgun sequence genome contains these proteins:
- the LOC131875594 gene encoding wall-associated receptor kinase-like 22 has product MVFTSADCNPDSRGFGISTFWSISTIFHRDVKSSNILLNERLSPKLADFGISRLISASNKTHLTTNIMGTRGYLDPEYFQTYQLTDKSDVYSFGVVLVELLTSLEPISIERVSDEWNLSNLFLSRFNDNRLTEILDSKVLEEKNLQQMKDMGRLARECLHLERRKRPLMKEVVEELFWIRGGTRKTKFHDS; this is encoded by the coding sequence ATGGTCTTCACGTCTGCAGATTGCAATCCAGACAGCAGAGGCTTTGGCATATCTACATTCTGGAGCATCTCAACCATTTTCCACCGGGATGTAAAATCATCTAACATTCTTCTGAATGAGAGGCTCTCTCCCAAACTTGCAGACTTCGGGATTTCTCGTCTCATCTCTGCTTCCAATAAGACACATCTCACCACTAATATAATGGGCACGAGAGGTTACTTAGATCCTGAGTACTTTCAAACATATCAACTCACTGACAAAAGCGATGTATACAGTTTTGGTGTAGTTCTGGTTGAGCTTTTAACATCTCTGGAACCCATCTCCATAGAAAGAGTCAGTGACGAGTGGAATTTATCTAATCTTTTCCTATCCAGATTTAATGACAACCGCCTCACAGAAATCTTGGACAGCAAAGTATTGGAGGAGAAAAACCTCCAGCAGATGAAAGATATGGGAAGGTTAGCGAGAGAATGCCTTCATTTGGAAAGGAGGAAAAGGCCATTGATGAAAGAGGTTGTCGAGGAACTTTTCTGGATAAGAGGTGGGACAAGAAAAACAAAATTCCATGACAGTTGA